One part of the Glycine soja cultivar W05 chromosome 11, ASM419377v2, whole genome shotgun sequence genome encodes these proteins:
- the LOC114374595 gene encoding E3 SUMO-protein ligase MMS21 — MASSSQSRCVSGSAASRLRNAASTFCSDSQPLLADIRKTVLMMKDIAVQLEKDNLPDKAKELEDAVIELVGLSELSVQFSSAVQAFANAYQPKEEFTNFNTLFEDELSRFKANQSSDVPKNPVVRQFKEAVWNVHHAGQPMPGEEQEDIVMTSIQSNILNITCPLSGKPVTELAEPVRSMECRHIYEKKVIMQYLKSKQHQCPISGCPKILQADKLVQDPLLMIEIEEMRKMNRETEDNCNFPLGVPDWLVKVVSICKFATFAHISVKFL; from the exons ATGGCGTCATCTTCACAAAGCCGCTGTGTCAGCGGCAGCGCCGCCTCACGACTGAGGAACGCAGCTTCCACCTTCTGCTCCGACTCACAGCCTCTCCTTGCC GATATCCGAAAAACCGTGCTTATGATGAAGGACATCGCAGTTCAATTGGAGAAAGACAACCTCCCTGACAAG GCGAAGGAACTGGAAGATGCGGTTATTGAGTTAGTAGGGCTATCTGAGCTCAGTGTGCAATTTTCATCAGCGGTTCAAGCTTTTGCTAACGCATACCAGCCTAAGGAAGAG TTCACTAATTTTAACACGTTGTTTGAGGATGAGCTTTCCAGGTTTAAGGCCAACCAATCTTCAGATGTTCCTAAAAATCCTGTAGTACGCCAATTTAAGGAAGCTGTGTGG AATGTTCATCATGCGGGGCAGCCAATGCCAGGCGAAGAGCAGGAGGATATTGTAATGACCAGTATCCAGTCCAACATTTTGAATATTACCTGTCCATTGAGTGGAAAACCTGTTACTGAGCTTGCAGAACCAGTTCGCAG CATGGAGTGCAGGCACATTTATGAAAAGAAAGTAATAATGCAATATTTGAAGTCAAAGCAACATCAATGCCCAATTTCAG GTTGCCCAAAGATATTGCAGGCAGATAAGCTGGTGCAAGATCCGTTGTTAATGATTGAGATTGAGGAAATGCGCAAAATGAATAGAGAAACTGAG GACAATTGTAATTTCCCATTAGGCGTGCCAGACTGGTTAGTTAAAGTGGTTTCAATTTGCAAATTTGCGACATTTGCACACATATCAGTGAAGTTTCTATGA
- the LOC114374094 gene encoding putative pentatricopeptide repeat-containing protein At3g15200 isoform X2, with translation MACNIRASTRLHQGIFQTFSNNVKTSTPRFVHSCPATFIQNLLKFRRDKPTEQLYRALDQCGFDLNHDLVLDVLRRHRSDWRPAHVFFNWASKTTTGYQPSSDVCNEIVDILGKMQRFQELHQVLDEMSKREELLDEAVFATLVRRFVGAHKVDEAIQLFYRRKEFGLELNSEAFRTLLMWLCRYKHVEDAEALFHNSVKKGLRADIKMWNVILNGWCVLGNSHEAKRVWRDIVASPCKPDIFTYATFIKALTKKGKLGTALKLFRGMWDKGGKPDVVICNCIIDALCFKKRIPEALEIFCDMSERGCEPNVATYNSLIKYMCKIQRMEKVYELVDEMERKKGSCLPNAVTYCYLLKSLKEPGEVCRVLERMERNGCGMNDDVYNMVLRLYMKWDDGDGVRKTWEEMERNGWGPDRRSYTIMIHENFEKGRVKDAVRYLEEMISKGMVPEPRTEKLVSSMNIRLKGRSEKQEDVEGGTTSL, from the exons ATGGCATGCAACATTAGAGCGAGTACGAGGCTTCACCAAGGAATCTTCCAAACGTTCTCCAACAACGTTAAAACCTCAACCCCACGGTTCGTGCATTCGTGTCCAGCCACGTTCATCCAGAACCTTCTCAAGTTCCGAAGAGACAAACCCACAGAACAGTTGTATCGAGCTCTCGACCAGTGCGGGTTCGACCTCAACCACGACCTCGTTCTCGACGTGCTGCGACGACACCGTTCCGATTGGCGACCCGCGCACGTGTTCTTCAACTGGGCCTCCAAGACCACCACCGGGTACCAGCCCAGTTCCGATGTCTGCAACGAGATCGTTGACATCCTTGGCAAAATGCAGCGCTTTCAGGAACTGCACCAAGTGCTCGACGAAATGTCCAAGAGAGAGGAACTCCTCGATGAAGCCGTGTTCGCCACCCTGGTTCGTAGGTTCGTGGGTGCTCATAAAGTGGATGAAGCAATTCAGCTATTCTACAGAAGGAAGGAGTTTGGGTTGGAGTTAAATTCGGAGGCTTTTCGCACTCTCTTGATGTGGCTGTGCAGGTACAAGCACGTGGAAGACGCAGAAGCTTTGTTTCACAATTCGGTGAAGAAGGGTTTGAG GGCTGATATAAAGATGTGGAACGTGATCCTGAATGGTTGGTGTGTTTTGGGGAACTCGCATGAGGCAAAGAGGGTGTGGAGAGACATAGTGGCTTCTCCATGCAAGCCTGATATATTTACCTATGCCACCTTCATCAAGGCATTGACCAAGAAAGGGAAACTTGGGACGGCACTGAAGTTGTTCCGTGGCATGTGGGACAAGGGTGGTAAACCGGATGTTGTGATATGCAACTGCATCATTGATGCTCTTTGTTTCAAGAAGAGGATTCCTGAGGCCTTGGAGATTTTCTGTGATATGAGTGAGCGAGGTTGTGAACCGAATGTTGCTACTTACAATTCACTTATTAAGTACATGTGCAAGATACAGCGGATGGAGAAGGTTTATGAGCTGGTGGATGAGATGGAGAGGAAGAAGGGGAGTTGCTTGCCTAATGCTGTTACATATTGTTACTTGCTCAAGAGCTTGAAGGAGCCGGGGGAGGTTTGCAGGGTTTTGGAGAGGATGGAGAGAAATGGATGTGGCATGAATGATGATGTTTATAACATGGTGTTGAGGTTGTACATGAAATGGGATGATGGGGATGGAGTTAGAAAAACATGGGAAGAAATGGAGAGGAATGGATGGGGACCAGATAGGAGATCATATACCATCATGATTCATGAAAACTTTGAGAAAGGGAGAGTAAAGGATGCCGTGCGTTATTTAGAGGAGATGATATCTAAGGGAATGGTGCCAGAGCCAAGGACGGAGAAGCTAGTAAGTTCCATGAACATTCGGTTGAAGGGGAGGTCAGAAAAACAGGAAGATGTTGAAGGGGGGACAACTAGTCTTTGA
- the LOC114374094 gene encoding putative pentatricopeptide repeat-containing protein At3g15200 isoform X1, giving the protein MACNIRASTRLHQGIFQTFSNNVKTSTPRFVHSCPATFIQNLLKFRRDKPTEQLYRALDQCGFDLNHDLVLDVLRRHRSDWRPAHVFFNWASKTTTGYQPSSDVCNEIVDILGKMQRFQELHQVLDEMSKREELLDEAVFATLVRRFVGAHKVDEAIQLFYRRKEFGLELNSEAFRTLLMWLCRYKHVEDAEALFHNSVKKGLRFNPAHYKKLMADIKMWNVILNGWCVLGNSHEAKRVWRDIVASPCKPDIFTYATFIKALTKKGKLGTALKLFRGMWDKGGKPDVVICNCIIDALCFKKRIPEALEIFCDMSERGCEPNVATYNSLIKYMCKIQRMEKVYELVDEMERKKGSCLPNAVTYCYLLKSLKEPGEVCRVLERMERNGCGMNDDVYNMVLRLYMKWDDGDGVRKTWEEMERNGWGPDRRSYTIMIHENFEKGRVKDAVRYLEEMISKGMVPEPRTEKLVSSMNIRLKGRSEKQEDVEGGTTSL; this is encoded by the exons ATGGCATGCAACATTAGAGCGAGTACGAGGCTTCACCAAGGAATCTTCCAAACGTTCTCCAACAACGTTAAAACCTCAACCCCACGGTTCGTGCATTCGTGTCCAGCCACGTTCATCCAGAACCTTCTCAAGTTCCGAAGAGACAAACCCACAGAACAGTTGTATCGAGCTCTCGACCAGTGCGGGTTCGACCTCAACCACGACCTCGTTCTCGACGTGCTGCGACGACACCGTTCCGATTGGCGACCCGCGCACGTGTTCTTCAACTGGGCCTCCAAGACCACCACCGGGTACCAGCCCAGTTCCGATGTCTGCAACGAGATCGTTGACATCCTTGGCAAAATGCAGCGCTTTCAGGAACTGCACCAAGTGCTCGACGAAATGTCCAAGAGAGAGGAACTCCTCGATGAAGCCGTGTTCGCCACCCTGGTTCGTAGGTTCGTGGGTGCTCATAAAGTGGATGAAGCAATTCAGCTATTCTACAGAAGGAAGGAGTTTGGGTTGGAGTTAAATTCGGAGGCTTTTCGCACTCTCTTGATGTGGCTGTGCAGGTACAAGCACGTGGAAGACGCAGAAGCTTTGTTTCACAATTCGGTGAAGAAGGGTTTGAGGTTTAATCCTGCACActacaaaaaattaat GGCTGATATAAAGATGTGGAACGTGATCCTGAATGGTTGGTGTGTTTTGGGGAACTCGCATGAGGCAAAGAGGGTGTGGAGAGACATAGTGGCTTCTCCATGCAAGCCTGATATATTTACCTATGCCACCTTCATCAAGGCATTGACCAAGAAAGGGAAACTTGGGACGGCACTGAAGTTGTTCCGTGGCATGTGGGACAAGGGTGGTAAACCGGATGTTGTGATATGCAACTGCATCATTGATGCTCTTTGTTTCAAGAAGAGGATTCCTGAGGCCTTGGAGATTTTCTGTGATATGAGTGAGCGAGGTTGTGAACCGAATGTTGCTACTTACAATTCACTTATTAAGTACATGTGCAAGATACAGCGGATGGAGAAGGTTTATGAGCTGGTGGATGAGATGGAGAGGAAGAAGGGGAGTTGCTTGCCTAATGCTGTTACATATTGTTACTTGCTCAAGAGCTTGAAGGAGCCGGGGGAGGTTTGCAGGGTTTTGGAGAGGATGGAGAGAAATGGATGTGGCATGAATGATGATGTTTATAACATGGTGTTGAGGTTGTACATGAAATGGGATGATGGGGATGGAGTTAGAAAAACATGGGAAGAAATGGAGAGGAATGGATGGGGACCAGATAGGAGATCATATACCATCATGATTCATGAAAACTTTGAGAAAGGGAGAGTAAAGGATGCCGTGCGTTATTTAGAGGAGATGATATCTAAGGGAATGGTGCCAGAGCCAAGGACGGAGAAGCTAGTAAGTTCCATGAACATTCGGTTGAAGGGGAGGTCAGAAAAACAGGAAGATGTTGAAGGGGGGACAACTAGTCTTTGA
- the LOC114373943 gene encoding PRA1 family protein H has protein sequence MVFSSNPLSLSVPEPAFESWLRDTGFLEVLDHRTSSSAAAASPAPSSAASTLFSRLLTFLSLFTLNAFAKLAADDFAADTPSWSRSFFAFSDSYSFPSSPSQARLRVQENVKRYARNYAYLFIVFFACTLYKMPVALVGLVLCLALWDFFKFCSHRWGLEQYPLTRQILIRVVQCATAVILIFSNVQMALFCAICVSYVGMILHAGFRKLTPVKQPSVSRGR, from the exons ATGGTGTTCTCTTCGAACCCCTTATCCCTGAGCGTCCCCGAACCCGCCTTCGAGTCATGGCTCCGCGACACCGGCTTCCTCGAAGTCCTCGACCACCGCACCTCCTCCTCCGCCGCAGCCGCCTCCCCCGCTCCCTCCTCCGCCGCCTCCACCCTCTTCTCCCGCCTCTTGACCTTCCTCTCCCTCTTCACCCTCAACGCCTTCGCCAAGCTCGCCGCCGATGACTTCGCCGCCGACACCCCCTCCTGGTCCCGCTCCTTCTTCGCCTTCTCCGATTCCTACTCCTTCCCTTCCTCCCCCTCACAGGCGCGATTGAGAGTTCAGGAAAACGTGAAACGCTACGCCCGCAACTACGCCTATTTGTTCATTGTTTTCTTCGCCTGCACTCT GTATAAGATGCCGGTTGCTCTTGTCGGGTTGGTATTGTGTTTGGCATTGTGGGATTTCTTCAAGTTTTGTAGCCACAGATGGGGATTGGAGCAGTATCCCTTGACGCGCCAGATTTTGATTCGTGTTGTGCAATGTG CAACTGCGGTTATTCTAATCTTTTCCAATGTTCAAATGGCTCTCTTTTGTGCCATATGCGTCAGCTATGTAG GAATGATACTTCATGCTGGATTTCGAAAGTTGACCCCTGTAAAGCAACCTTCAGTGAGCAGAGGTAGGTAG
- the LOC114377669 gene encoding signaling peptide TAXIMIN 2-like, with amino-acid sequence MGESKCRPLGFLIGLPFAVLSLVLSVVGAVIWIIGSMLSCLCPCCICFSGLANCAVGLVKLPVKVIRWFTHQIPC; translated from the exons ATGGGAGAAAGTAAGTGTAGGCCACTTGGATTCTTGATAGGGCTACCCTTTGCTGTTCTTTCCTTGGTGTTATCTGTGGTAGGTGCTGTTATTTGGATCATTGG GTCTATGTTGAGCTGCTTGTGCCCTTGTTGCATCTGTTTCTCAGGGCTTGCCAATTGCGCCGTTGGCCTTGTGAAACTTCCAGTGAAAGTCATTCGGTGGTTTACTCATCAGATACCTTGCTGA